The window GCCGCTTGACGTATTCCTCGTACCAATCCATTGCACCCGTGAATAATGGTTCAACCTCGGCAGTTGCGCCAAGACCCAGATGCACTGGATGAGCAATGATGTCGCGTGCGCCCATGGAAATTCCCGTTAGTCACCACGGAGTGGAACTTTATCAGAGGAAATCACAGACAGCCGTTTGTGGTACGTTTAACGCTTGCCATCACCTGGCCGCAAGGATTCCAAGCGACGAAAAGAGTCCTTTGGAGGCGGCCCAGGTGTATGGCATTGTTAGACAGCCGTCTCCGCCTCAACAGCAGGACTGGCATGCAGTTGAAGTCCGAGTGCAGAGATAACCTTCAAGACGGTTGCCAGCTCAGGATTACCGCTTGCTGAGAGAGCCTTATAGAGACTTTCCCGACCCAGTCCAGCTTCACGTGCAATCTGCGTCATGCCCTTGGCACGAGCAATGTCACCCAATGCAGCAGCTACTAGCGTTGGATCTCCATCCTCCAGAGCGGCTTCAAGATAGGCTGCCATGTCTTCACTGCTTGTGAAATGATTGGCTGGATCCCAGACAGTTGTTTCGGTTTTGGTCATTGACATTCCCTAAAGGTTACGGGCTAGATCCTTGGCATACTGGATGTCTTTCGCTTGAGAGCCCTTGTCGCCACCAACGAGTAGAACAATAAGCGTGTTGACTTGGCTTTTGAAATAGATCCGGTAGCCAGGGCCATATCGAATTCGAAGCTCAGAGATACCTTCTCCAGCTGGCCGGAGATCACCTGGATTTCCCAAGGATAATCGCCTGATCCCAATGTCGATGCGGGCTTTTGCCGCGCGATCGCGCAGCCCACTGAACCATGCGGCATAGGCGGGGGTCTCCCGAATCTCCAGCATGCCACCATTGTATCTCCAGGGATACGGTGACGCAACCGGGCTTCGGCCTGTCTAACGCTTCATTGGGAGGTTCCGTGAACCACGGTCTTTCTTCCTCTCCATTGCGTGAACCGCCCCTAGGCATCGAAGCGACTTCCGCCGAAACCATTGCAGTGCAGGACTCGCCTGCTCCGTGCTCGCCAACGCTAGCCGTGGTTCACGGGTCCGATATCCATGTGTCCGCAATGATTGAAAACAGCCGCCTACGGCTGAATCACCACCGGCGTGCCCACCGCCGTGCGGGCGAAGAGCCACTTCGCCGTCGCCTGGCTGGTGCGGATGCAACCATGGCTGCGGCGCACGCCGTAGCACTGGCGGGCAGCGTCCTGCCACGGGGCAGGATGCAGGCAGACGGCGTCCGGCCGCAGTCCGCCGCCGGCCAGACACATCACGTTGGGCACCACAGGGGTGCGGTAGCCGTCACCCACCAGGGAGGTGGCGGGGTACTTGGCGCCGATCACGAAACGGCCCGTGGGTGTGGGCGACGCCGGCAGACCCGTCGACACCAGGGCCGCGTAGATCGTGGCGCCGCTGGCATCGAGGGCCCGCAGCCGCTGCTCCGACAGGTCGATCACGATCGCCGCCACCACCTCGATGGCCGCCAGCAGCAGGCTCACGGGCCCGCCCCCTTCAGCTCTGCTCCCTCAGAAACCCGATCGTGCATTCCAGCGACTCGGCAAAGCGGTCGATCCCTTCGGTGGTGGTGGTGAAGCCCAGGCTGGCGCAGGGGTGCCGGCTTCGAACGTGTGGGGCAGATCGGCCCAGGCGCTGTGCTCCAGGTCATCGTGGTGGATCATCTCGCCGCCCCCCGATCGATCCAGCCTCTCAGAATTGGATGGTCAGACCTCCATTGAGCCCGTAATCGGCCAAGGCTCCATTCTCGCGACTGTCGTAGCCGAAATCGGCCACGCCTCGGAGGTAAACGGCCAGGTTGTTGCGGGTGGCCACATTCAGGCCCAAGGCAACTCTCAGACCACTGCGATTGAGCCACGCCCCAGGAACTTCCACTTGCCGGGAAGAAAAGGGGTAGTCCACCACCTGGTCGTTGCCACCTGTCCTCCATGTCCCAAACCAACTCAGCCGTGCACTGGGAACAATTAACGTTGTACCTTGACGGACGGTTTGCGCAATCGAGACGCCGAGATCAAGATTGGTCCAACTTGTATTGTTGGGAAGATAATTAAGATTGAAAACGTTGATGCTCGTGTTGCCACCACTGAGTTCGCCGCCACTTTCTACAAACCCTTGCTCGTTGATCCCACTCCAGCTCAGATTGAGAGAAGGCGTCAGCAGCGTGTTTCGGCTGAGGTTGATTCGTTTTCCAGTGACCAGGGCAGCCGTGAAGCTTTCTGCCGATTTCTGACCGGACGCTGAGAGCCCTGAGCTGTCGAGTTGAATGCCTCGCGTCTGGCTGCCACTGAACGTGCCGTAGCCCGCTAACGCCCCGATGAAGTAGGGGCCCGGAGACCACCTGCCATAAAGGCCGACTCCATAGGCCGTGGGAGACCAGTTGCCTCCGCCGTTTCCCGTCTGAATGACGGACAACGATCCAACCGAACCATAGACACCCAGTTGCGTGCTGGGAGACAGTGACTTTTCAAGTCCAAAAAGTGATGCACCACCACGGCTGTCAGCACGATTGGCCCAGTTACCCAGGCCTGGATTGTCGATGTTCGTCAAGGATGTACTGAAACCCCGTACCCAGGCCCTGAGCCTCCTGCGTTCTCCGTAGAAGTCGTTCGGTTGATCGGCAAAGGTGAAACGCTTGTCAGGGGCGTGGACAGACTTTGGACCTGGTTGTTTTAAGCATTCAGCCTTGGCTTGAGCCATCGCTTTCTCAGAATCCACATATCGCTGTGGATTGGGCTCTGAGCCTTTACACAGTGGAATTTGAAGAGGTTCAACATCCAATGTACTGTTCAGTACAGCCATGGCAGAATCGTTGAGCATCTTCTGAATGCCCGCCGGAGCCGCATCGGTGTTGCGTGGCAAGAAGCCCGAAACGATGGCTTGGGGGGAAAGGGTGGCAGCGAACGAATTTGACAAGTCCTCGACGACCGCCTCCGGCATTAACTCGCCAGTGATGGGAGGCACAAAGGGATCAGGCAACCCTGGCTCAGGTTCGGGTTGGGAAAACTCAAGCAAGCCAAAGGCTGCGTTATCAATGAAGTTGCCAATGCTGAGATTTCCAGTCGCCGTGGACTCGGCGGTGTAAGCAAAACGAAATTGCTGACCAGATTCACCAATCAGAATATTTTTCTGCACGTAGTTCGTCCAGGCCTGGCCGGTCTGATAGCTATCTGAACGCACGGTCGTCCATACGCCATTCTTCAAGACTTGCACATCCAACTTCATTGTATCGGTTCCAGCCCGTCCACGATGCCAGAACGAATAGGACAACACTCCCGTTCTCCCCAAAGTCACTGTCTGAGAAAGAGTGCTTGGACGCGTGGCATTCAGTTCGGCAAAGAAGTTGCCGCCGCCGACGGGGAAAAACACATCGCCTGCGGCAGTGGCCTGAGCTGGCGCGATGGTAAAGACAGGTCCGCCAGATGAAGCACTGAAGCCTGAAGACCAGAGCTCTATCTTGTTGTCCGAAGCTGATGTGCTCCAAGGGGGAACTTGTGAAGCATCAATCTGCCTGAAGTAGGACCCAGTAGGCGGGCCCGGAGGATTTGGCGGGATCGGGAGGGGAGGTACCTGGGTTTCAAAACCCCCATTCTGAATCAGATTTCCACGATCCTGAGCTTCAGCATGTGGGCCTTCTCCCAACAGGGAGAGCACTAAACATCCAATCGCAATGCGCTCAACCCCAGGCCAACCTCCCCTACGAATCATCTTATGCAGTGCCGACAACAATAAATTTCAGGATATTTTAACTTCTCAGATTGCTTTGTCAACACCCGTGGATCAAAAACTCCTTGATCAACACAGCCAAGACGGCAGGGAGGCTCCTCAGCGGCATGGGGCTGGAGGGGAGAACGCCAATCGGTCGAGCGCGTTGGACTGCGTCTAGCTGTGCTCCCTCAGAAACCCGATCGTGCCCTCCAGCTCTTCAGCGAAGCGGTCGATTTCTTCAGGGGTGGTGGTGAAGCCCAGGCTGGCGCGGGCGGAACTGGCCAGGCCGTAGTGGCGGTGCAGGGGCTGGGTGCAGTGGTGGCCGCTGCGGATGCAGATGCCGGCCGAATCCAGCAGGGCGGCGATGTCGTTGGCGTGCAGGCCGTCCACGCTGAACGCCGCTAACGCGGCCCGGTCGGGTTGCTGGTCCGGGGTGGGTCCCAGGATCCGCACACCGTCGATGGCCTGCAGCCGCTCGAACAGGCGCCGGGTGAGCTGCTGCTCCCAGGCGTGGATGCGCTCCATGCCCAGGTTCTGCAGGTAATCGAGGGCCGCACCCATGCCGATCGCCTCACCGATGGCCGGGGTGCCGGCTTCGAACTTGTGGGGCAGATCGGCCCAGGTGCTGTGGTCCAGGTACACGTTATGGATCATCTCGCCGCCGCCCAGGAACGGCGGCATCGCCTCCAGCAGCGCTTCGCGGGCCCAGAGGAAGCCCATGCCCGTCGGGCCGCACAGCTTGTGGGACGAGCCCACCAGGAAATCGGCCCCCAGGGCGGCCACGTCCACCGGCTTGTGGGGCAGGCTCTGGCAGGCATCCACCAGCAGCAGGGCGCCGGCGCCGTGGGCCAGCTCGGCCACCGCCTCGATCGGATTGAGGCAGCCCAGGGTGTTGCTCACATGCACCAGGCTCACCAATTTGGTGCGATCGCTGAGCTTGGCCTTGAAGTCCTCCAGATCCAGCTCGCCGCTCTCGGTGACGCCCGCATGGCGCAGCACGCAGCCCGTGCGGGCCGCCAGCAGCTGCCAGGGCACCAGGTTGCTGTGGTGCTCCATCAGCGACAGCAGCACCTCATCGCCCTCCCGCAGGTTGGCGTCACCCCAGGTGCGGGCCACCAGGTTGATCGCCTCGCTGGCGTTGCGGGTGAACACGATCTCCCGGGCGCTGGCGGCACCGATGAAGCTGGCCACCTTGCCCCGGGCCGCCTCGAAATGGTCGGTGGCGCGGGCGCTCAGCTGGTGGGCGCCGCGGTGCACATTGGCGTTGTCGAGGCTGTAGTACTGCTGCAGCGCCTCCAGCACCTGCCGCGGTTTCTGGCTGGTGGCGGCGTAATCCAGGTAGATCAGCGGCTGCCCCAGGCAGGCCGTCTGGGCCAGCAGGGGGAAATCGGGCCGGGTCTGCACCGCCAGGTCGGCCACCACGGACGTTCCCGCCAGGGGCGGGGCCGCGACCATCGGGGAGTTGGTGGAGGTCGGCGTCATCGTCCCTGCTCCCCCAGCAAGCTGGCCAGAGGTTGCCACGGCCGGGCGGCCCCGGGGAGTTCCTGCAGCACCTCCTCGCAGAAGCCGCGCAACAGCAGCCGGGCCGCCTGGTCGGCGGCGATGCCACGGCTCTGCAGGTAGAAGAGCTCGTCCTGCTCCAGCCGGCTCACGGTGGCGCCATGGGCGCAGCGCACGTCGTCGGCGACGATCTCCAGCTCGGGCTTGGTGTCGATCCGCGCCCGGTCCGAGAGCAGCAGGTTGCGGCTCAGCTGGGCCGCATCGGTGCGCTGGGCTGCACGGGGCACCTGCACCGCCCCGTTGAACACGCTGCGGCCCTGGCCGTCGGCCACCGCCTTGTGCAGCTGCTCCAGCCGCCCGTCCGGACCCTCGAACACCATCTGGCTGTGGGTGTCGCTGATCTGGCGGCCGTCGGCCAGCTGCAGGGCCTTGAGGGCACTGTGGGCCGCCCCCTCGCGCTGCACCAGCCGCGGCTCCAGCCGCCCCAGTGCCCAGCCGCCGTGGGCGCTCACACCGCTGTAGCGGCTGCCCGTGGCCTGCTCCACCGCCACGGTGGCCAGCAGGCAGCCCGTTTCGGCGCCGGGCGCCAGCAGGCCGTGGCGCAGCTCGGCGCCCTCACCCAGCCGGGCCTCCAGCACCACGCTGGTGAGGTTGGCGCCGCCGCTGCGGTGCACCTGCAGGATCTCAAGGGAGGCATCGGGCTCCAGCACCAGCAGCAGCCGCAGGGGCAGGATCCCCTCGCCGTCACCGGCATCACTCACCAGCTCCAGGGTGGTGGCGACCTTGCCGCGCACCCGCAGGGCCAGCACCGCGCGAGCCGTGGCGCCGTTGAGCAGCACCGGCCAGAGCTCGGTGCTGCCGGTGGAGGCGAGCATCTGGCCCAGGCTCGCGTTCAGTTCGTCGCCGCTGATGGGCTCGAGGCCCACCGGCAGGCTGATCCCGGCCACGGGATCGCTGTGGCCATCCAGGATCAGCCGCAGGCTGCCGGCGGCCGTCTCAGGCTGGGCCGCCGGGGCTGGGCGGAGCAGGGTGGGGCTCAGGGCCGTCAGCGGGGCCAGGTCGGTGAAGCGCCAGGCTTCAACACGCCGTGAGGGCTGCGGGGTCTGCGCCAGGAACTGGGCCGCCCGCGCGCGCGTAGCCGCCAGGGCATCGGCGCCACCGGAAGCGTTCGCCAGCAGGGAGGTGACCCAGTTGCCAGGGGTGGCGCCGGCCGCGGCCGTGGGGGTGGAGAGCGAAGCTGCCACCATCTCAGCCCACCTCCGCAGGCGTGCGCTCGGTGGCCGCCAGTTCGGCGTCGACCCAGTCGTAGCCGCGCTCCTCCAGTTCCAGGGCCAGCTCCTTGCCGCCGGTGCGCAGGATCCGGCCGGCCGCCATCACGTGCACGTAATCGGGGGTGATCACATCCAGCAGCCGCTGGTAGTGGGTGATCAGCAGGGTGGCGTTGTCGGGGCCGGCCAGGTGGTTCACGCCGCCGGCCACGATGCGCAGGGCATCGATGTCGAGGCCGGAGTCGGTCTCGTCGAGCACCGCCACCATGGGGTCGAGCAGGGCCATCTGCAGGATCTCGTTGCGCTTCTTCTCACCGCCGGAGAAGCCCTCGTTGACGCTGCGCTCCAGGAAGGCCGGATCCATCTGCACCACCTGCAGCCGTTCGCGCACCAGGTCCTCAAAGGCGAAGGTGTCGAGCTCCTCCTCCCCCTTGCCGGCGCGGCGGGCGTTGGTGGCCACCCGCAGGAACTCCAGGTTGCTCACCCCGGGGATCTCCACCGGGTACTGGAAGCCGAGGAACAGGCCGGCCCGGGCCCGCAGTTCCGGCTCCAGGCTGAGCAGATCCTCGCCCATGTAGCGCACCGTGCCGCCGGTGACGGTGTAGGCCGGGTGGCCCGCCAGCACCTTGGAGAGGGTGCTCTTGCCGCTGCCGTTGCGGCCCATCACCGCGTGGATCTCACCGGCGCGGATCGTCAGGGACACCCCCTTGAGGATGGGCTGGTCCTCCACGCGGGCCGTGAGATCACGGATCTCGAGCAGTACGGGAGCGTCGGGGCGGATCACGGCGGGGGAGAAAAGGGCAGGGAAGGGACGGGGAAAGAAGCTTTGGGCCGGCCCGGGGGGCCGTGGGCCGGAATCAACCCACCGAACCCTCGAGCTTGAGGGCCAGAAGCTTGTCGGCTTCGGCGGCGAACTCCATGGGCAGCTGGTTGAACACGTCGCGGCAGAAGCCGCTGACCATCATCGACACCGCCTCCTCGAAGGCGATCCCCCGGCTCTGCAGGTAGAAGAGCTGGTCGGCGGAGATGCGGCAGGTGCTGGCCTCGTGCTCGATGCGGGCATCCGGCTGCTGGGAGCGGATGTAGGGGTAGGTGTTGGCGGCGGCCTGGTCGCCGATCAGCATCGAATCGCACTGGCTGTAGTTGCGAGCGCCCACGGCCTTGGGGCCCAGCTGCACCAGCCCGCGGTAGCTGTTGGAGGAGTGGCCGGCGCTGATCCCCTTGCTCACGATCGTGGAGCGGGTGCGGGGGCCCACGTGGATCATCTTGGTGCCGGTGTCGGCCTGCTGGCGGTTGTTGGTGAGGGCCACCGAGTAGAACTCGCCCACCGAATCGGCCCCCTGCAGCACGCAGCTGGGGTACTTCCAGGTGATCGCCGAGCCGGTTTCGACCTGGGTCCAGCTGATATGGCTGCGATCGCCGCGGCACTGGCCGCGCTTGGTGACGAAGTTGTAGATGCCGCCCTTGCCGTTCTCATCCCCCGCGTACCAGTTCTGGACGGTGGAGTACTTGATCGAGGCGTCATCGAGGGCCACCAGTTCCACCACCGCCGCATGCAGCTGGTTGGTGTCGAACATCGGCGCCGTGCAGCCCTCCAGGTAGCTCACCGAAGCCCCTTCCTCGGCCACGATCAAGGTGCGCTCGAACTGGCCGGTGTCGCCGGAGTTGATGCGGAAGTAGGTGGAGAGCTCCATCGGGCATTCCACCCCCTTCGGGATGAACACGAAGGAGCCGTCGCTGAACACGGCGGAGTTGAGGGCCGCGAAGTAGTTGTCGTTGCCGGGAACCACCGTGCCGAGGTACTTCTCGATCAGGTCCGCGTGGTCCTTCACCGCCTCGCTGATCGAGCAGAAAATCACGCCGTGCTCGGCCAGCTTCTCCCGGTAGGTGGTGGCGATCGAGACGCTGTCGAACACCGCATCCACCGCCACGTTGGAGAGCCTCTTCTGCTCGCTCAGGGGGATGCCGAGCTTCTCGAAGGTTTCCAGCAGCTTCGGATCCACCTCATCGAGGCTGGCTTTCTTTTCCTGCTGCTTGGGCGCCGCGTAATAAATGATCTCCTGGTAGTCGATCGGCGGATGGCCCAGGGTGGCCCAGTCGGGCTCCTCCATCTGCAGCCACTGGCGGTACGAGCGCAGGCGGAAGTCGAGCAGGAAGGCCGGCTCGTTCTTCTTGGCGGAGATCAGCCGCACCACGTCCTCACTCAGCCCCTTAGCGATCTTCTCAGTTTCGATGTCGGTGACGAAGCCGTATTTGTACGGCTGGCTCACCAGATCGCCGACGGTTGCGCTGCTCGCCATGGGGGAAAGGGGCCGGTTCAGCCGGCGGTGAGGGACTGGATGTCTTCGAGGCTGATGGTCTGCAGCTCGCCGCGGAAGGGGTTGTCTTCGGTGAGGAAGAGCATGCAGTGGCATTCCTTGCGCTCCCGCATCGGCACGCAGGGGCAGTTCCAGAACGCCTGGGCCACTTCGGCCTCCTTGTCTTCGTAGTGGCGGCAGGGGCAGAGGGCGCCGCCCAGCTCGTCCTTGTGGCGGGCCAGACCCTCCAGCACCACCGCGGTGACCCCCGGATCACTGCAGAAATAGGTGCCGGTGCGCTGGGCGTAGGTTTCCGCGAAACGGCGGATCACCTCCAGGCTTTCGGCACCGGCTGCGGGGGTCGTGGTGGTGGAGGCGTCGGTCATGGGCAGAGCGTCGGTTGCGCGCACCGGTGGATCGAATAACGAAACACTTTGGTTTCGTTACTGCGGGAGCCTAAGGCACGGGCGCGGTCCGTTGACGGCGTGGAAAGGCCATTGTGACGCCCCGGCGGCCACCACGGCCGGGCCCCATTCCTCCGATGTGCGTGGCATGGTGTTTTGGTCTGACGCCTGTCATGAGCGCCCCCGCCCAGTCACCCGCCCCCGCGGCCGGCCCTGTCGAAGGGGCCCATCCCACCCGGGAGGCGGCCCTGTCGGTGCTGCTGCGGGAGGGCGAAGCGACGGCGGCCCAGCTGGCGGAGGCCCTGGGGGTGTCAGTGCAGGCCATGCGCCGTCACCTGCGCAGCCTTGAGGACGACGGCCTGGTGGAGGCCAGCCCCTCCCATGAAGGACCCGGCCGCCCCAGCAACCGCTGGCGACTCACCGACCAGGGCCAGGGCCGCTTCCCCGATGGCAGCGAGAACTTCGCCCTCGGCCTGCTCCACACCCTCACCGAAAGCCTGCCGGCCGACACCCTGGAGCTGGTGCTGCGCCAGCAGGCCGAGGAGAAGGCCGCCGACTACCGCCGCCTGATCGGCAGCGGCCCCCTCGGCCAGCGGATCGAGCAGCTGGTGGAACTGCGGCGCAAGGAGGGCTACGTGGCCGAATGCCGCCGCGACGACGACCCCAACGCCGCCAGCGACACGGCCGCCTGGCTGATCAGTGAGTTCCACTGTTCCGTGATGCGCATCGCCGAGCAGTACCCGGTGGTCTGCGATCAGGAGCTGCGCCTGATCCGCCAGACCTTCCCCGACTGTGCCGTGGAGCGCGTCCACTGGCGGCTGGAGGGGGGCCACAGCTGCGGCTTCCGCATCGCGCCCTTGGCTGCCAGCCCCGCCTCGGCCACCTGAGCCGTGCTCAGCCCCGACGAGCTGCAGGAGCTGGAGGCCACCCTGCTGCCCACCCTGGAGCGCCACCACCTGCGGCTGCTGGCCCATGGCCTGCGCACCCTGCAGGCCATCGCCGGGCGGCGGGCCGGTGCGCTCCCGCCCGAGGAGGCGGTGGCGGCCTGGGCCGCCGCCCAGCCGGTGATCGCCGCTGATGCCGGCTTCGCCGAAGCCTTCCTCCTCCAGATGGACGGGGTGGGGCGGCAGCTGGCGGCCATCGCCGCCGCCGCCGGCCGCGAGCCCCTGGCCCTGGATCTTGCCGACCTGATCCACTGGGCCACCGGCGAGGCCGACCGGCGCCTCAGGCCCCCGGCAGCCCCACCAGACCCGCCACCAGGCTGACCCCGGCCAGGGCGGCGGCGGCGGCCAGCACCCCCCGCCAGCCGGGCCGGTCCCCCTCCAGGGCCGCCAGGGGCAGGGCCATCACCGGCGCCGTCGACAACAGGGCCACCGCGAGCCCCCCCGGCAGGCCCGCCAGGGCGGTCTGCTGCAGGGCGATGCCGGCGCTGGTGCCCAGCAGGGTGGCCGCCAGGGCCAGGGGCCAGCGGCGCCCGACCGGCCGGGGGCCATGGGCGGCCCGCGGCAGCCCCACCAGCAGCGGCAGCATCACAAGCGCCGCCGCCGCCAGCCGCAGGGTGGCGGCCTGCAGCGGCTCCGGCCCGCCGGCCAGCAGCCCCGCCCGCGCCAGCAGCGCCCCGCCACTGCCACAGGCCAGGGCCCCGAGGGCCAGGGCCACGCCGGCGGCCTCGGCCCCCGCCGGCTGGTTCTCCTGGGGGGCGCGCTGGTGCACCACCAGCAGCACCGCCAGGCTGATCAGCGCGATCCCCAGCCACTGGGCCGGCTGGGGCACCTCCCCCAGCAGCGCCACCCCCGCCAGGCTCGTGACCGCTGGACCGCCGGCATCGATCGTGAGGGTGCGCCGGGTGCCCAGCCGCCGCAGGGCCGCGAAGAACAGCGTGTCCCCCAGGGCGATCCCCAGCACCCCGCTCAGGGCCAGCAGCAGCAGGGATCGCGGCGCCACCTGCCAGGGCAGCACCAGGGACAGCGGCAGCAGCAGGGCCACCGCCAGCAGGTTCTTGAGCAGGTTCAGCCGGGCGGCCGACAGGGAGGTGGGCAGCCGGCGCCACAGCAGGCTGGCTAGGGCCCAGCAGAACGCTGCCGCCAGGGCGGCGGCGACGGGAGCGGCGGACAAGGGGCCGCGGGAGGGTGGAAGAGTTGCGATCATCGCCTGATCGCGCCCCATCGCCTGAGGCCCCCGTGAGCGGATCCATCGCCGACGCCATCAGCTTCTTCCGGCTCAGCTGCGGCCGCTGGCGCTCCCAGCGCAGCAGCCACCACCTGCTGCACCGCCGCGCCGAGGCGGGCGGCTCCTTCATTGAAGTGGTGGAGCTGGAGGCGGCCGATCCGCGCCTGGAGGCCATTGCCGTCCTGCACGGCCAGGATCCCGCCGGCCTGGTGGGCGGCTGCCGGGTGCGCTGGAGCGGCTCGATGGCCTGGGACAAGGCCGGCGAGGCCCACGAGGGCGAAAGCGTCTTCGGCCTGATCCCCATCGATGAACGGGGCCGCAGCGGCCTGCTGCTGCGCGACCGCGGCTACGCCGAAACGGCGCCGGTGGCCGGCCACTTCGCCATGGACGACCGGGACGGCCTGCTGCTCACCACCAGCTACGAGACGATGAACAGCCTGGAGCGGTTCAGCTTCGCCGGGCCCGACGTGCGCCTGCGCACCAGCACCGTCGAGGGGCTCTCCAACACCGCCTCCTTCTGCGTCGAGACCCGGATCCACGGCGAGACGGCGGCCGCGACGGGCAGCCCGGCAAGCCCCGAAACCGCCTGCCTGTCAGCCCTGGG of the Cyanobium sp. AMD-g genome contains:
- a CDS encoding EamA family transporter encodes the protein MIATLPPSRGPLSAAPVAAALAAAFCWALASLLWRRLPTSLSAARLNLLKNLLAVALLLPLSLVLPWQVAPRSLLLLALSGVLGIALGDTLFFAALRRLGTRRTLTIDAGGPAVTSLAGVALLGEVPQPAQWLGIALISLAVLLVVHQRAPQENQPAGAEAAGVALALGALACGSGGALLARAGLLAGGPEPLQAATLRLAAAALVMLPLLVGLPRAAHGPRPVGRRWPLALAATLLGTSAGIALQQTALAGLPGGLAVALLSTAPVMALPLAALEGDRPGWRGVLAAAAALAGVSLVAGLVGLPGA
- a CDS encoding phycobiliprotein lyase; this translates as MSGSIADAISFFRLSCGRWRSQRSSHHLLHRRAEAGGSFIEVVELEAADPRLEAIAVLHGQDPAGLVGGCRVRWSGSMAWDKAGEAHEGESVFGLIPIDERGRSGLLLRDRGYAETAPVAGHFAMDDRDGLLLTTSYETMNSLERFSFAGPDVRLRTSTVEGLSNTASFCVETRIHGETAAATGSPASPETACLSALGW